The following proteins come from a genomic window of Coffea arabica cultivar ET-39 chromosome 11c, Coffea Arabica ET-39 HiFi, whole genome shotgun sequence:
- the LOC113716835 gene encoding MLP-like protein 34, with protein sequence MSLTGKLVFQIEIKSNGDMFHELFKNKPHEMSSISPDIVHGCELHHGDWGTVGSIIFWTYTHDGQKKVAKEIIESIDKEKKSVTFKVIEGDLLKLYKSFIITVQVENHGQNNLVIWTLQYEKLNHSVPDPTTIADLATKLTKDIETHHLKSYFLGLKKLEEMSLTGKLVNQIEIKSDGDVFHEIFRHRPHHVSAMSPTHIQGCDLHDGNWGTVGSVIFWNYTHDGKKKVAKEVIQAIDEAKRSITFKVIEGDVLELYKTFIITVHVDAHGKSNLVTWTFEYEKKNPNIPDPNTLMDFCLHVTKDIETHHLK encoded by the exons ATGAGTCTAACTGGTAAACTGGTTTTCCAAATCGAAATTAAGTCCAATGGAGATATGTTTCATGAGCTCTTCAAAAACAAACCACATGAAATGTCCTCCATAAGCCCTGATATCGTTCATGGTTGTGAGCTGCATCATGGTGATTGGGGAACAGTAGGATCTATCATCTTCTGGACATATACTCACG ATGGACAAAAGAAGGTGGCGAAGGAGATAATTGAGTCTATAGACAAGGAAAAGAAGTCGGTCACATTTAAGGTGATTGAAGGAGACCTGTTGAAGTTGTACAAGAGCTTCATCATTACTGTTCAGGTTGAAAATCATGGTCAAAACAACTTGGTTATATGGACCCTCCAGTACGAGAAATTGAATCACAGCGTCCCTGATCCAACAACTATAGCAGACCTTGCCACCAAACTCACTAAGGATATTGAGACTCACCATCTCAAA TCATATTTTCTTGGCTTAAAAAAGCTAGAAGAAATGAGTCTTACTGGTAAGCTCGTTAACCAAATCGAGATAAAATCCGATGGAGATGTGTTTCATGAAATTTTTAGGCACAGACCACACCATGTATCTGCGATGAGCCCTACTCATATTCAAGGTTGTGATCTGCATGATGGTAATTGGGGAACCGTCGGATCTGTCATCTTCTGGAATTATACTCACG atggaaaaaagaaagtgGCCAAAGAGGTTATCCAGGCCATAGATGAGGCAAAGAGGTCAATCACATTCAAGGTGATTGAAGGAGATGTGCTGGAGTTATACAAGACCTTCATCATAACAGTTCATGTTGATGCCCATGGCAAAAGCAACTTGGTTACATGGACCTTCGAGTATGAGAAAAAGAATCCCAATATCCCAGATCCAAATACTCTGATGGACTTTTGCCTTCATGTCACTAAGGATATTGAGACTCACCATCTCAAATGA